From Phragmites australis chromosome 5, lpPhrAust1.1, whole genome shotgun sequence, a single genomic window includes:
- the LOC133920061 gene encoding extensin-like isoform X2, producing MADSGDSSPHSAAATDETHHEGSEAAVHAPPLPPAKVRLMVSYGGRIQPRPHDNQLAYVNGETKILSLERPLRFADFAARLAALAGNPGDVCVKYQLPGEDLDALVSVTNDEDLEHLVLEYDRLHLHRPAPGSGSGSSRGSTLRLRVFLFPVQSPPPPPQPAGLLEPKQERHWFVEALNTVPQPKQETLPGQQSPPQQKQEAVFAQQSSPPQVKQETVFVQQPPPPAMMQVPAPQPPMVLAPTGPDYLFGLDNGFVPPPAVKVKDPAGDPPTVRENVPVEIPAKNDDRHPNPAGDHVAISPVVSPAEFQRQIQELEKLQVADNATHHPPPAPAQAATSAALPRNGSDDSLTRAYPPATATPPANAEYYLPKFPEKPPVPPPSSAPPATAYLQMPGRYTSVAPGSGADHAPVFFIPAPHGYFAATASPAGMSNATAYAPASHVAYDSNGRAIYYTSVLPQYPSAVNGMSAAGAVLGSEPPNPVAVKPTVS from the exons ATGGCCGATTCTGGCGACTCGTCCCCGCACTCCGCCGCGGCCACCGACGAGACGCACCACGAGGGGTCGGAGGCCGCGGTGCAtgcaccgccgctgccgccggcgaAGGTGCGGCTGATGGTCAGCTACGGAGGGCGCATCCAGCCGCGGCCCCACGACAACCAGCTCGCGTACGTCAACGGCGAGACGAAGATCCTGTCGCTCGAGAGGCCGCTCCGCTTCGCCGACTTCGCCGCCCGCCTAGCCGCGCTCGCGGGGAACCCGGGGGACGTCTGCGTCAAGTACCAGCTCCCTGGGGAGGACCTCGACGCGCTAGTCTCCGTCACCAACGACGAGGATCTGGAGCACCTCGTCCTCGAGTACGACCGCCTTCACCTGCACCGCCCCGCGCCTGGCTCCGGTAGCGGCTCCTCCCGCGGATCCACGCTCAGGTTGAGGGTCTTCCTCTTTCCCGTCcagtcgccgccgccaccgccacagcCGGCCGGCCTTCTCGAGCCCAAGCAGGAGCGCCACTGGTTCGTCGAGGCTCTCAACACTGTTCCGCAGCCAAAGCAGGAGACGTTGCCCGGGCAGCAGTCGCCGCCGCAGCAGAAGCAGGAGGCGGTGTTCGCGCAGCAGTCGTCGCCGCCGCAAGTGAAGCAGGAGACGGTGTTCGTGCAgcagccgccaccgccggcgaTGATGCAGGTGCCGGCGCCTCAGCCTCCCATGGTGCTAGCGCCGACGGGCCCCGACTACCTGTTCGGCCTCGACAACGGCTTCGTGCCTCCCCCAGCGGTGAAGGTGAAGGACCCAGCGGGCGATCCTCCGACGGTGAGGGAGAACGTCCCTGTCGAGATACCAGCCAAAAACGACGACCGCCATCCCAACCCGGCAGGCGACCACGTCGCTATCTCCCCTGTCGTCTCACCCGCCGAGTTCCAGCGCCAGATCCAGGAgctcgagaagctgcaggtcgCTGACAACGCTACCCACCACCCGCCACCAGCGCCTGCTCAGGCTGCCACCTCCGCTGCCCTCCCGAGGAACGGCAGCGACGACTCCCTGACCCGCGCCTACCCTCCCGCCACCGCCACCCCACCCGCCAACGCGGAGTACTACCTTCCAAAGTTCCCGGAGAAGCCCCCTGTCCCGCCTCCATCATCCGCTCCGCCCGCGACGGCTTACCTGCAGATGCCTGGCAGGTATACATCCGTCGCTCCTGGCTCCGGCGCTGACCATGCCCCTGTCTTCTTCATCCCGGCGCCCCATGGCTActtcgccgccaccgcctcgccAG CGGGCATGTCGAATGCCACAGCCTACGCCCCAGCCTCGCATGTTGCGTATGACAGCAATGGCCGCGCCATCTACTACACCAGCGTACTCCCCCAGTACCCTTCGGCTGTCAATGGCATGTCGGCGGCGGGTGCAGTACTCGGCTCAGAGCCCCCGAATCCCGTGGCTGTGAAGCCGACCGTCTCCTGA
- the LOC133920061 gene encoding extensin-like isoform X1: MADSGDSSPHSAAATDETHHEGSEAAVHAPPLPPAKVRLMVSYGGRIQPRPHDNQLAYVNGETKILSLERPLRFADFAARLAALAGNPGDVCVKYQLPGEDLDALVSVTNDEDLEHLVLEYDRLHLHRPAPGSGSGSSRGSTLRLRVFLFPVQSPPPPPQPAGLLEPKQERHWFVEALNTVPQPKQETLPGQQSPPQQKQEAVFAQQSSPPQVKQETVFVQQPPPPAMMQVPAPQPPMVLAPTGPDYLFGLDNGFVPPPAVKVKDPAGDPPTVRENVPVEIPAKNDDRHPNPAGDHVAISPVVSPAEFQRQIQELEKLQVADNATHHPPPAPAQAATSAALPRNGSDDSLTRAYPPATATPPANAEYYLPKFPEKPPVPPPSSAPPATAYLQMPGRYTSVAPGSGADHAPVFFIPAPHGYFAATASPGATSFPAVYAVAPPNGNANANGSAPSAGMSNATAYAPASHVAYDSNGRAIYYTSVLPQYPSAVNGMSAAGAVLGSEPPNPVAVKPTVS, from the coding sequence ATGGCCGATTCTGGCGACTCGTCCCCGCACTCCGCCGCGGCCACCGACGAGACGCACCACGAGGGGTCGGAGGCCGCGGTGCAtgcaccgccgctgccgccggcgaAGGTGCGGCTGATGGTCAGCTACGGAGGGCGCATCCAGCCGCGGCCCCACGACAACCAGCTCGCGTACGTCAACGGCGAGACGAAGATCCTGTCGCTCGAGAGGCCGCTCCGCTTCGCCGACTTCGCCGCCCGCCTAGCCGCGCTCGCGGGGAACCCGGGGGACGTCTGCGTCAAGTACCAGCTCCCTGGGGAGGACCTCGACGCGCTAGTCTCCGTCACCAACGACGAGGATCTGGAGCACCTCGTCCTCGAGTACGACCGCCTTCACCTGCACCGCCCCGCGCCTGGCTCCGGTAGCGGCTCCTCCCGCGGATCCACGCTCAGGTTGAGGGTCTTCCTCTTTCCCGTCcagtcgccgccgccaccgccacagcCGGCCGGCCTTCTCGAGCCCAAGCAGGAGCGCCACTGGTTCGTCGAGGCTCTCAACACTGTTCCGCAGCCAAAGCAGGAGACGTTGCCCGGGCAGCAGTCGCCGCCGCAGCAGAAGCAGGAGGCGGTGTTCGCGCAGCAGTCGTCGCCGCCGCAAGTGAAGCAGGAGACGGTGTTCGTGCAgcagccgccaccgccggcgaTGATGCAGGTGCCGGCGCCTCAGCCTCCCATGGTGCTAGCGCCGACGGGCCCCGACTACCTGTTCGGCCTCGACAACGGCTTCGTGCCTCCCCCAGCGGTGAAGGTGAAGGACCCAGCGGGCGATCCTCCGACGGTGAGGGAGAACGTCCCTGTCGAGATACCAGCCAAAAACGACGACCGCCATCCCAACCCGGCAGGCGACCACGTCGCTATCTCCCCTGTCGTCTCACCCGCCGAGTTCCAGCGCCAGATCCAGGAgctcgagaagctgcaggtcgCTGACAACGCTACCCACCACCCGCCACCAGCGCCTGCTCAGGCTGCCACCTCCGCTGCCCTCCCGAGGAACGGCAGCGACGACTCCCTGACCCGCGCCTACCCTCCCGCCACCGCCACCCCACCCGCCAACGCGGAGTACTACCTTCCAAAGTTCCCGGAGAAGCCCCCTGTCCCGCCTCCATCATCCGCTCCGCCCGCGACGGCTTACCTGCAGATGCCTGGCAGGTATACATCCGTCGCTCCTGGCTCCGGCGCTGACCATGCCCCTGTCTTCTTCATCCCGGCGCCCCATGGCTActtcgccgccaccgcctcgccAGGTGCGACCTCCTTCCCCGCCGTCTACGCCGTCGCACCACCCAATGGCAATGCTAACGCGAATGGCTCCGCCCCTTCAGCGGGCATGTCGAATGCCACAGCCTACGCCCCAGCCTCGCATGTTGCGTATGACAGCAATGGCCGCGCCATCTACTACACCAGCGTACTCCCCCAGTACCCTTCGGCTGTCAATGGCATGTCGGCGGCGGGTGCAGTACTCGGCTCAGAGCCCCCGAATCCCGTGGCTGTGAAGCCGACCGTCTCCTGA
- the LOC133917762 gene encoding cinnamoyl-CoA reductase 1 — MSFVSKANNGEQPQLVCVTGAGGFIGSWVVRELLLRGYRVRGTARDPADSKNAHLLALEGAEERLSLCRADVLDYESLRAAFSGCHGVFHVASPVSNDPELVPVAVEGTRNVINAAADEGVRRVVFTSSYGAVHMDPNRSPDAVLDENCWSDYEFCKKTDNLYCCAKMMAEITATEEAAKRGLQLAVVVPCMTMGPMLQQTLNFSCNHVARYLMGTKKSYPNAVAAYVDVRDVARAHVLAYERPGARGRYLCIGTVLHRAQLIGMLRELFPQYPITAKCEDDGKPMAKPYKFSSQRLKDLGLEFTPLRKSLYEAVICMQQKGHLPVLAQSRAYL; from the exons ATGTCCTTCGTTTCCAAGGCCAACAACGGAGAGCAACCGCAGCTGGTCTGCGTGACCGGAGCAGGCGGCTTCATCGGCTCGTGGGTGGTGCGggagctcctcctccgcggCTACCGTGTCAGGGGAACCGCAAGGGACCCTG CGGATAGCAAGAACGCGCACTTGCTTGCGTTGGAGGGGGCCGAGGAGAGGCTATCCCTGTGCCGCGCTGATGTCCTGGACTACGAATCTCTCCGCGCCGCGTTCAGCGGCTGCCATGGCGTCTTCCACGTCGCCTCCCCGGTGTCCAACGACCCT GAGCTCGTGCCGGTGGCCGTGGAGGGCACCAGGAACGTGATCAACGCCGCGGCGGACGAGGGCGTGCGCCGGGTGGTGTTCACCTCCTCCTACGGCGCGGTGCACATGGACCCCAACCGGAGCCCCGACGCCGTACTCGACGAGAACTGCTGGAGCGACTACGAATTCTGCAAAAAAACAGAT AACTTGTACTGCTGCGCCAAGATGATGGCCGAGATCACGgcgacggaggaggcggcgaagcGGGGGCTGCAGCTGGCGGTGGTGGTGCCGTGCATGACCATGGGCCCGATGCTGCAGCAGACGCTCAACTTCAGCTGCAACCACGTCGCCCGCTACCTCATGGGCACCAAGAAGTCGTACCCCAACGCCGTCGCCGCGTACGTGGACGTCCGCGACGTCGCGCGCGCGCACGTGCTGGCCTACGAGCGACCGGGCGCGCGCGGCCGCTACCTCTGCATCGGCACCGTGCTGCACCGCGCACAGCTCATCGGCATGCTCAGGGAGCTCTTCCCGCAGTATCCCATCACAGCCAA GTGTGAAGACGACGGCAAGCCAATGGCGAAGCCGTACAAGTTCTCCAGCCAGAGGCTCAAGGACTTGGGCTTGGAGTTCACTCCCTTGAGGAAAAGTTTGTACGAAGCAGTGATCTGCATGCAGCAGAAGGGGCACCTGCCTGTCCTCGCACAATCGCGCGCATACTTATGA
- the LOC133920062 gene encoding uncharacterized protein LOC133920062, with amino-acid sequence MSQKKSRSGGAAAISGDDPEDLSRSPPLQAVLLADSFALKFRPITLERPKVLLPLVNMPMIEYTLSWLETAGAEEVFVFCCAHSHQVKEYLEKEGWTGKVAAGSIAVTAVESHDAISAGDALRVMYDRGVIHGDFILISGDTISNMSLKDALQEHKDRRKKDPLAVMTMIIKQSKPSILTNQTRLGTDEIVMAIDPETKELLYYEDRADSSHLYVTIDKDILTNNPSLQLHNDMEDCYIDICSPDVLSLFTDNFDYQHLRRHFVKGLLVDDIMGYKIYTHEICSSYAARIDNFRSYDTVSKDIIQRWTYPIVPDVISFGKCVENRLHRHGIYKASDVTLSHSAQISANSVVGSATCIGDHCKVLNSVIGEGCKIGKNVLINGSYVWDNVIIEDGCKVSNSLVCDSVHLRAGAIVEPGSILSFKVEVGKNVSIPAHSKVSLLRQPSNEDSDEELEYADTNSGVTDSPPFCSMSNGDQANVPSEEEDAGTSETGTCGVVGYIWTSSDTGIQEEWRQSIAPIPKEKLEELKRALSVGDDDGSEDDPNNPTVPHKDDSESSVDEDDDHISKFETEVEETFQRALDGIDQDNLILEINGLRLAYSLQHADCAGALYCAIMKSALVAAHSTNGTLLKTTAEALGKWKDLLRNYTKTVDEEMEILLKFEEMCQETTKEFAPLFSKILPFLYDKEIVSEDAILRWVEEKEHADESDKVFVKQSEAFIQWLKEAEEEDEEEE; translated from the exons ATGTCTCAGAAGAAATCGCGCAGCGGAGGCGCTGCCGCTATCTCTGGGGACGATCCCGAGGACCTCTCGCGCTCGCCCCCCCTCCAGGCCGTCCTCCTCGCTGACAGCTTCGCTCTCAAATTCCGGCCCATCACCCTCGAGCGCCCCAAG GTGCTGCTCCCGCTGGTGAACATGCCGATGATCGAGTACACGCTCTCGTGGCTGGAGACGGCGGGAGCGGAGGAGGTCTTCGTCTTCTGTTGCGCGCATTCGCACCAGGTCAAGGAGTACCTGGAGAAGGAAGGATGGACCGGGAAGGTCGCGGCCGGGAGCATCGCCGTCACGGCCGTCGAGTCGCACGACGCGATCAGCGCAGGCGACGCGCTCCGTGTCATGTACGACCGCGGTGTG ATTCATGGAGATTTTATTCTCATCAGTGGTGATACAATCAGCAATATGAGCTTGAAGGATGCTCTCCAGGAACATAAGGACAGAAGGAAAAAAGACCCACTTGCCGTTATGACTATGATTATAAAGCAGTCAAAACCTTCTATCCTGACAAACCAAACACGGCTGGGTACTGATGAAATTGTTATGGCGATAGATCCTGAGACAAAGGAGCTACTCTATTACGAGGACAGGGCAGATAGTTCACACTTGTATGTGACAATCGATAAGGATATACTGACCAATAATCCTTCTCTCCAGCTGCATAATGACATGGAG GACTGCTATATTGATATCTGCTCTCCAGATGTCCTAAGTCTTTTTACCGATAACTTTGACTATCAACATCTTCGGCGTCATTTTGTGAAGGGCTTACTGGTTGACGAT ATTATGGGGTACAaaatttatactcatgaaaTATGCTCAAGCTATGCTGCAAGGATTGATAATTTCAGGAGCTATGATACAGTGAGCAAAGATATAATTCAAAGGTGGACGTACCCTATTGTGCCTGATGTGATATCCTTTGGTAAATGCGTAGAAAATAGACTTCATCGGCACGGAATTTACAAGGCATCAG ATGTAACATTGTCACATTCTGCACAAATTAGTGCAAATTCTGTTGTTGGCAGTGCAACATGCATTGGAGACCATTGCAAGGTATTAAATTCAGTTATTGGGGAAGGCTGCAAGATTGGGAAGAATGTTTTGATTAATGGCTCGTATGTATGGGATAATGTCATAATTGAAGATGGATGCAAAGTTAGTAACTCATTAGTCTGTGATAGTGTTCATTTGAGAGCAGGTGCTATTGTTGAGCCTGGTAGCATACTGTCATTTAAG GTTGAGGTCGGAAAGAATGTTTCTATTCCTGCCCACTCAAAAGTATCATTACTTCGTCAGCCTTCAAATGAAGATAGCGATGAGGAACTTGAGTATGCTGACACCAATTCTGGAGTTACAGATAGTCCAC CTTTTTGCAGCATGAGTAATGGCGACCAAGCTAATGTTCCTtctgaagaagaggacgcagggACATCCGAG ACTGGgacctgtggtgttgttggttACATATGGACAAGCAGTGACACTGGAATTCAGGAAGAATGGAGACAATCAATTGCTCCAATTCCTAAAGAAAAACTTGAAGAGTTGAAACGTGCTCTTTCTGTTGGAGACGATGATGGATCAGAAGATGACCCGAACAATCCAACTGTACCACACAAAGATGATTCTGAGAGCAGcgtggatgaggatgatgatcaTATTTCTAAGTTTGAGACAGAG GTTGAAGAGACTTTCCAAAGGGCGCTGGATGGTATTGATCAAGATAATTTGATACTAGAAATTAATGGGCTCAG GTTGGCTTATAGCCTTCAACATGCGGATTGTGCTGGAGCTCTGTACTGTGCTATCATGAAGAGTGCTTTAGTGGCTGCACATTCTACTAATg GTACTCTTCTAAAGACAACAGCAGAAGCACTTGGCAAGTGGAAGGATCTCTTGCGCAATTACACCAAGACGGTTGATGAGGAG ATGGAGATACTATTGAAGTTTGAGGAAATGTGTCAAGAGACCACAAAAGAATTTGCTCCACTGTTTTCCAAG ATCTTGCCTTTCCTCTATGATAAGGAGATAGTAAGTGAGGATGCAATTCTGAGATGGGTGGAAGAGAAAGAACATGCTGACGAGTCTGATAAAGTCTTTGTTAAACAATCCGAGGCTTTTATTCAG TGgctcaaggaagctgaagaggaggatgaagaagaggaatAA